A part of Podarcis muralis chromosome 13, rPodMur119.hap1.1, whole genome shotgun sequence genomic DNA contains:
- the UPP1 gene encoding uridine phosphorylase 1 isoform X2, which yields MKAFITYIAEELGVGSPGQDYPNICAGTDRYAMYKAGPVLSISHGMGIPSIAIMLHELFKLLCHSKCSNVTIIRIGTSGGIGLAPGSVVITKQSVDATFKPQFEQFVLGEPVYRSTNLDEELAQDLMECAKELDQFKTVFGNTMCTLDFYEGQARLDGAICSYTEEEKAQYLTAAYKAGVRNIEMESSVFAAMCNIIGIKGAVVCVTLLNRLEGDQISTPHDVLGEYQKRPQILVGHWIKKRLGKSDIAIFS from the exons ATGAAAGCTTTTATTACCTACATAGCTGAAGAGTTGGGAGTTGGCAGCCCAGGCCAGGACTACCCCAATATCTGTGCAGGAACCGATCGTTACGCGATGTACAAAGCAGGGCCTGTGCTATCCATCAGT CATGGAATGGGGATTCCTTCCATTGCTATCATGCTGCATGAACTCTTCAAGCTGCTGTGTCATTCCAAGTGTTCCAATGTAACCATTATTCGTATCGGCACATCTGGGGGAATAG GTTTGGCACCTGGATCTGTGGTGATCACCAAGCAATCTGTAGATGCCACCTTCAAACCTCAGTTTGAACAGTTTGTTCTGGGAGAGCCTGTATATCGTAGCACAAACTTAGACGAGGAACTGGCTCAAGACTTGATGGAGTGTGCCAAGGAACTGGATCAATTCAAAACAGTCTTTGGGAATACCATGTGCACTCTGGATTTCTATGAAG GCCAAGCTCGTCTTGATGGCGCAATCTGCTCATACACTGAGGAAGAGAAGGCACAATATTTAACGGCAGCTTACAAGGCCGGAGTCAGGAATATTGAGATGGAATCTTCTGTTTTTGCAGCCATGTGCAATATTATTGGTATCAAAG GTGCTGTGGTCTGTGTAACACTCCTGAACCGACTGGAGGGCGACCAAATCTCCACCCCCCACGATGTGCTGGGTGAATACCAGAAGAGGCCGCAGATATTGGTGGGGCACTGGATTAAGAAACGTCTTGGAAAAAGTGACATTGCCATTTTTAGTTAG
- the UPP1 gene encoding uridine phosphorylase 1 isoform X1, translating into MASGDAVEKTVNTSSTETPICVPNQHLEKMSDDILYHFALGTGTHDFPALFGDVKFVCVGGSPSRMKAFITYIAEELGVGSPGQDYPNICAGTDRYAMYKAGPVLSISHGMGIPSIAIMLHELFKLLCHSKCSNVTIIRIGTSGGIGLAPGSVVITKQSVDATFKPQFEQFVLGEPVYRSTNLDEELAQDLMECAKELDQFKTVFGNTMCTLDFYEGQARLDGAICSYTEEEKAQYLTAAYKAGVRNIEMESSVFAAMCNIIGIKGAVVCVTLLNRLEGDQISTPHDVLGEYQKRPQILVGHWIKKRLGKSDIAIFS; encoded by the exons ATGGCTTCTGGGGATGCTGTGGAGAAGACCGTGAACACATCTTCCAC GGAAACCCCCATTTGTGTCCCAAATCAACATCTTGAGAAGATGAGCGATGACATCCTGTACCATTTTGCTCTGGGGACTGGCACCCATGACTTCCCTGCCTTGTTTGGAGATGTAAAG TTTGTGTGTGTTGGAGGAAGCCCTTCGCGAATGAAAGCTTTTATTACCTACATAGCTGAAGAGTTGGGAGTTGGCAGCCCAGGCCAGGACTACCCCAATATCTGTGCAGGAACCGATCGTTACGCGATGTACAAAGCAGGGCCTGTGCTATCCATCAGT CATGGAATGGGGATTCCTTCCATTGCTATCATGCTGCATGAACTCTTCAAGCTGCTGTGTCATTCCAAGTGTTCCAATGTAACCATTATTCGTATCGGCACATCTGGGGGAATAG GTTTGGCACCTGGATCTGTGGTGATCACCAAGCAATCTGTAGATGCCACCTTCAAACCTCAGTTTGAACAGTTTGTTCTGGGAGAGCCTGTATATCGTAGCACAAACTTAGACGAGGAACTGGCTCAAGACTTGATGGAGTGTGCCAAGGAACTGGATCAATTCAAAACAGTCTTTGGGAATACCATGTGCACTCTGGATTTCTATGAAG GCCAAGCTCGTCTTGATGGCGCAATCTGCTCATACACTGAGGAAGAGAAGGCACAATATTTAACGGCAGCTTACAAGGCCGGAGTCAGGAATATTGAGATGGAATCTTCTGTTTTTGCAGCCATGTGCAATATTATTGGTATCAAAG GTGCTGTGGTCTGTGTAACACTCCTGAACCGACTGGAGGGCGACCAAATCTCCACCCCCCACGATGTGCTGGGTGAATACCAGAAGAGGCCGCAGATATTGGTGGGGCACTGGATTAAGAAACGTCTTGGAAAAAGTGACATTGCCATTTTTAGTTAG